The genomic segment AGAAACCAGGTTGTAAACAAGTAACTAGAAACAAACACCTCAAATCTGGACACATGATGTTTGTGTGCTGAGCTCCGTGTAGTCATCGACATGTCGAGCCGGGATCCTTACCCCTACCCGAGGTTTGAGGATGGCTTCACTCTCAGCGGCTTCAGGCCGCAACAGGCGAGTCAACTTTTTACTGATATCAAACTTGTTCAGGTTTgtcagaaatgaatgaatgaattaacggtaacaaaacacaacatgaccTGCATCACATTTGATCATGACAACTACGTTCATACTGAGCAGCATTATTCTATTCAAATGAGAGAGCAGATGACCATCAGACTGTGATACACATCTGGCTCATCTGTTCATTTCAATGAACTTCTTGTAGatatattctgtgtttttaggGTCATTTAACGCTGAAACTGACAGGACTTCATATGAATTTCATGCCATTTACTTCTactctatatattttttaatcaaattgaCTCACTTTCTTTGTAAATTTGGAATTgactttttctcctcttctactGAACAGAGAAAAACATATGAGAAGCCAACTCACATCGCCCAAACTGAGGAACCCTGGAGTCGTCTCCATGATGCAGCCACGATGGCCAGCAGTCGGAGGAGTGTCATGCATTCTGAGCATCAGGTAAGCTCCAGTCACACAACCTttaactgtctgtgtgtgacttcTGGATCCAGAGCAACATTTCAAGGCAAATGTACCTTAAGCACTTTGAACACTCTTTTCTAAACCTCAGGTTCCACATGACAGCCTTGACTTAAAGCTGAAGGCCATCTATGATCAACACACAGACTTTTTGTGGACCAAGAACGAGGTTTTATACCAGAAGGAGACTGTCTCTGAGGACAACAGGTACACAATTGTGATGTTAAGGACTGGCAGTGGCTTTTAAGGACTCTCATTACATCTAATAAATCATTTGTCTTGCCAATTTACAGAAGGACTCAGCAAAACTTAGAGAACATGCAGGAAAATGAACGCGAGAGGGACATCAGAGTGTGGGTTGACCCACAGAAGTGCTCAATTTACAGCATTAAGTGACACAAAGGTGAAATTCAGTTATATTATGATCCATAATCACCACATTAAATAATATCTGTGTGTAGAAACATAGATATACAAAACTGGTACTTCTGGTTTGTGGACTCTGACTTGTCTAAACTCACCCATGATGCGtttcaaatacaaatataaagccttttttgtttttattacctCCACAGGCCTTTTCAAACAAGAGCCACATGATGACAGTTTCTACTTGGCATGTGTGATATCATCATCTCTGACTGCTGCTGAGAAATAAAGAAGTTctttcaatttgtttttttcctgttggtGATTAGCCTCATTTCTGAATCACTTTAACtccaaaatgaacattaatgaaacactgaagagaagtgtgccccccccccctattgTCACATTTTGTGACagccaaatgaatattaaatgaaGGTACAGCACACACAGTTAAGGTATTATGCTTTTAAATAATACTGAAGGTTTCTTAGTTTTGATTTCATTTCTGTGCAGATTGCTCTGGGCTTCAAGGGGTTTTAGGAAAACcaatttttcacatttcatttatacTGAAGCACGATGGCATTTGTCTCTgatcttttttctctctattgTGCCTGATTAGAATAACATGGTTGTATTTTGCATTTGGAAATTTATTTTCAAGAAAATATTATTTGCTACATCATTCTGCATTAAAGCAAATCTTACCAGGTATCAGACCTTATGACTTGTTGAAATAAATCTTAAACCCACTTAGAACAAAAACTGaagaatatttttattaaaacaaatatgcACAACCGGTGGACTAAATGAAATTTATTTGAAAAAGTGCTGCATAGAAAGGAGTGCAAACTAAGGTCCGTTAAAGACCCTTAAACCAAAATCCATACAGCATTCTTccagaaataaaacagcttAAGAAGAAATTCTTTCCCGTAAATGATGAATTGTCAGTTTCACTTGATGGATATTTTGAAGTCACTGAACGGGAAACTAATTGAGATGAGGCAAGTCAGGTTGGGATGGTGGATTCATGCTCTGGCTTTTCTTTGGAGGCACTTTCTGACGAAAGCCTTCTCGTCCCATTTGCTGGGGGGAAGCATGTGTGAGCCGTTATGGACGCAGAGAACCGTCATCTCATCAGCATACTGAAGATTCTGCAGCAACTGAATACAAACACAGCAGAAGAGAGTTCTGGAGAGTCAAGAGCCAGACTCAACAACACAACAGATACACAGTCTGAGCACATAAACATTAGAACTACACAGAATACACAgaagatgtacacacacacagtatgataTCAGTCTGTTGTTACCATCTGAACACTCACTTTGGGAGTTATGAAGAAGTACTGGGATGTTGTCTCTTTGCAGGCTGTTTGGACGACGATGTCAAAGACTCTTCTTTCATTGATAGGATCCATTCCCTTCACAGAGGAAACAAACAGTCTCAGTCACATCCTCATACAGAGAGCACACAGGTGAGGGGAGGTTGAATATTTTGTGCGTTTAAAGGATGTATGTGAACATTTAGCTGCTTTGCCAAGAAGTTATTTACGATTTGTGCATTTTCCCTGCATGTATTAATTTGTCTCATCATGTTTAGATGTTCTACATTTTTAACTTACTGTTAGTTAAACCATGGACTAATGAAACAAGGATTAATGTTCATGTGCTGATCACACATAATGGATTCAGATTAGATGTGTGCTGATTTGATTTGGACTTTTTTCAAAACAGATATGAAAGGCTGTCATAACTTTTAGCTTCTAGATGATGTTCCCATGATGTGTTtataaccaaaaaaaacattgcaaccCTTCTCATTTGTCCAccagtttttgtattttaacacAATTTCATATTAGATTGTtcaacatttttactttaaaagaaacctaaaaaaaacTTCTTGAGAAACATTTAACTGAAACTGAACacaacagactgacagacaaagACTGAAGTAAATGTTACTTTGATGCATAAAAACCTCATGCCTGGTTTACTGCACCATGTGTTCGTGtttgagagagagggagaaagtaCCTGGTTGATCTCATCCACCACTCTGAAGGGGCAGCGGTTGAGCTCCTGCAGG from the Scomber japonicus isolate fScoJap1 chromosome 4, fScoJap1.pri, whole genome shotgun sequence genome contains:
- the cfap276 gene encoding cilia- and flagella-associated protein 276 yields the protein MSSRDPYPYPRFEDGFTLSGFRPQQRKTYEKPTHIAQTEEPWSRLHDAATMASSRRSVMHSEHQVPHDSLDLKLKAIYDQHTDFLWTKNEVLYQKETVSEDNRTQQNLENMQENERERDIRVWVDPQKCSIYSIK